The following proteins are co-located in the Blattabacterium sp. (Blatta orientalis) str. Tarazona genome:
- the metF gene encoding methylenetetrahydrofolate reductase [NAD(P)H] → MKVTDHIAKAKKSLFSFEILPPLRGHDIKDIFYTLDPLMEFNPPFIDVTYHREEFIYVEKENGLLQRRTISRRPGTVGICAAIMNKYGIDAVPHLICGGFNRQMTENALIDLNFLGIDNVLVLRGDPLKSEKSFFSKKDGHQYAVELVEQVQNLNNGKYLDNTFEQKDSPLFDFCIGIAGYPEKHLEAPNMESDLFFLKKKVEAGANYIVTQMFFDNHKYFSFVKKCRSEGITVPIIPGIKPISSKKQLNSLPSRFYLNIPHELVKEIEKVKDKKMISHIGIEWAIQQSKELKDSGVEVIHYYTMDKPENIYKIVQAVY, encoded by the coding sequence ATGAAAGTCACTGATCATATAGCTAAAGCTAAAAAAAGTTTATTTTCTTTTGAAATATTACCCCCTTTAAGAGGACATGACATCAAAGATATTTTTTATACATTAGATCCTCTAATGGAATTTAATCCTCCTTTCATTGATGTCACATATCATCGTGAAGAATTTATTTATGTAGAAAAAGAAAACGGACTTTTACAAAGAAGAACTATTTCACGACGTCCAGGAACTGTAGGAATTTGTGCGGCTATTATGAATAAATATGGAATAGACGCGGTGCCACATCTCATTTGTGGCGGTTTCAATAGACAAATGACGGAAAATGCTTTGATAGATCTAAATTTTTTAGGAATAGATAATGTTTTAGTTCTTAGAGGGGATCCTTTAAAATCTGAAAAGAGTTTTTTTTCAAAAAAAGACGGTCATCAATATGCTGTAGAATTGGTTGAACAAGTTCAAAACCTGAACAATGGGAAATACCTTGATAATACTTTCGAACAAAAAGACTCTCCATTATTTGATTTTTGTATTGGAATAGCTGGATATCCAGAAAAACATTTAGAAGCGCCAAATATGGAAAGTGATTTATTCTTTTTAAAGAAAAAAGTGGAAGCAGGAGCTAATTACATTGTGACTCAAATGTTTTTTGATAATCATAAATACTTTTCTTTTGTCAAAAAATGCAGATCAGAAGGAATTACTGTGCCTATAATACCTGGAATTAAACCAATTTCTTCTAAAAAACAGTTAAATAGTCTTCCTTCTCGTTTTTATTTAAATATTCCTCATGAATTAGTGAAAGAAATTGAAAAAGTAAAAGATAAAAAAATGATTTCTCATATTGGAATTGAATGGGCCATCCAACAATCTAAGGAACTAAAAGATTCTGGTGTGGAAGTGATCCATTATTACACCATGGATAAACCAGAAAATATTTATAAGATAGTTCAAGCTGTGTATTAA
- a CDS encoding pyruvate dehydrogenase complex E1 component subunit beta gives MKEKTFREVLAEAMSEEMRRDDAVYLMGEEVAQYHGAYKASKGMLEEFGPKRVIDTPISELGFSGIGVGSSMNGCRPIIEFMTFNFSLVAMDQIINNAAKIRYMSGGQWNIPIVFRGPTGSAGQLGATHSQSFESWYASCPGLKVVIPCNPYDAKGLLKSAIRDDNPVIFMESEQMYGDKMMIPEEEYILPIGKAEVKKEGTDVSLVSFGKIMKMALNIANKLDQENISVEVIDIRTIRPLDYESILFSVKKTNRLVILEESWPFSSIASEVSYIIQKKAFDYLDAPISRITLLDTPAPYASNLIKAWFPNEEKIIKAIKKPFILSN, from the coding sequence ATGAAAGAAAAAACTTTTCGTGAAGTCCTAGCAGAAGCTATGAGTGAAGAAATGAGAAGAGATGACGCTGTATATCTTATGGGAGAAGAAGTGGCTCAATATCATGGAGCTTATAAAGCTTCTAAAGGAATGCTTGAGGAATTCGGCCCAAAAAGAGTTATCGATACACCTATATCAGAATTAGGATTTTCTGGAATAGGAGTAGGTTCTTCCATGAACGGATGCAGACCTATTATTGAATTTATGACTTTTAATTTCTCTTTAGTCGCCATGGACCAAATTATTAATAATGCGGCAAAAATACGTTATATGAGTGGAGGGCAATGGAATATCCCTATTGTTTTTAGAGGGCCTACTGGATCTGCTGGACAATTAGGAGCTACACATTCTCAATCTTTTGAAAGTTGGTATGCTAGTTGTCCTGGATTAAAAGTAGTAATTCCATGTAATCCATATGATGCTAAAGGACTTTTAAAATCCGCTATAAGAGATGATAATCCCGTAATTTTTATGGAATCTGAACAAATGTATGGGGATAAAATGATGATTCCAGAAGAAGAATATATTCTTCCTATTGGAAAAGCTGAAGTAAAAAAAGAAGGAACAGATGTTAGTTTAGTTTCTTTTGGAAAGATTATGAAAATGGCCTTAAATATTGCTAATAAATTAGATCAAGAAAACATTAGTGTAGAAGTCATAGATATTCGTACTATTCGTCCGTTAGATTATGAATCTATACTTTTTTCTGTGAAAAAAACTAATCGTTTAGTGATTTTAGAGGAATCCTGGCCTTTTTCTTCAATAGCCTCTGAAGTCTCTTACATTATACAAAAAAAAGCGTTTGACTACTTAGATGCCCCTATAAGTAGAATCACTCTGCTTGACACTCCTGCACCTTATGCTTCTAATTTAATTAAAGCTTGGTTTCCAAATGAAGAAAAAATTATCAAGGCTATAAAAAAACCCTTTATCTTATCTAATTAA
- a CDS encoding bifunctional nuclease family protein: protein MEKLIRLAIRGISLSQIQSGIYVLLLEEESGRIKLPIIIESLQAQSIAYALGKRDPSRSFTHDLFLTFAKVFHIRLKAVVIYKLVNGIFFSYILFEGENKEHKIDSKTSDAVALAVRFQAPIYTTKEIFDKAGIYFENGFPIDNKENELPSSEGIENSVPLVFNKEKSQQDLEKMTERDLNALLNHAVVNECYELAARIKKELDRRE, encoded by the coding sequence ATGGAAAAACTCATCAGATTAGCTATACGTGGAATATCCTTAAGTCAAATACAATCTGGGATATATGTTTTATTACTGGAAGAAGAATCTGGAAGAATAAAACTTCCTATTATCATAGAGAGTTTGCAAGCCCAATCTATTGCTTATGCTCTAGGAAAAAGAGATCCATCTAGATCTTTTACACATGATCTATTTCTTACTTTTGCTAAAGTATTTCATATAAGGTTAAAAGCAGTTGTTATATATAAATTAGTCAATGGGATATTTTTTTCTTATATCCTGTTTGAAGGAGAAAATAAAGAACATAAGATAGATTCCAAAACATCCGATGCGGTAGCTTTAGCTGTGAGGTTTCAAGCTCCCATATATACTACAAAAGAAATATTTGATAAGGCTGGAATTTATTTCGAAAATGGATTTCCTATCGATAATAAAGAAAATGAGCTCCCTTCTTCTGAAGGGATTGAAAATTCTGTTCCACTTGTTTTTAACAAAGAAAAAAGTCAACAAGATTTAGAAAAAATGACAGAAAGAGATCTTAACGCTTTATTAAATCATGCAGTTGTCAATGAATGTTATGAACTTGCAGCTAGGATCAAAAAAGAACTAGATAGAAGAGAATAA
- a CDS encoding dihydrofolate reductase, which yields MKIILISAVSSNGFIGKNNQLMWHLPNDLKRFKNMTFGEPVLMGRKTFESIGKILPGRRNIILTKKNKIHFFSSTNNNKNNPRGTFEVYSSLKQVYDLNYKKIFVIGGEKIYTSTIDKAHIIELTVIHKKFYGDAKFPKISLRKWKKTYEFFHEKDKHHLYNYSFIRYERKD from the coding sequence ATGAAAATTATACTGATTTCTGCTGTTTCTAGCAATGGATTTATAGGAAAAAATAATCAATTAATGTGGCATTTACCTAATGATTTAAAACGTTTCAAAAATATGACTTTTGGAGAACCCGTTCTTATGGGTCGGAAAACTTTTGAATCCATTGGGAAAATTCTTCCAGGAAGAAGAAATATTATACTAACAAAAAAAAATAAAATACATTTCTTCTCCTCAACTAATAATAATAAGAATAATCCTCGCGGAACTTTTGAAGTATATTCTTCTTTGAAACAGGTTTATGACTTAAATTATAAAAAAATATTTGTGATAGGAGGAGAGAAAATCTATACTTCTACTATAGATAAAGCTCATATCATAGAATTAACTGTAATTCACAAAAAATTTTACGGAGATGCAAAATTTCCAAAAATTTCTCTTAGAAAGTGGAAAAAAACATATGAATTTTTTCATGAAAAAGATAAACATCATTTATATAATTACAGTTTTATACGATATGAAAGAAAAGACTAA
- a CDS encoding valine--tRNA ligase, which produces MDIPIKYDPKSVENRIYHHWMKGNYFFSLPGKEPPYTILMPPPNITGVLHIGHILNNTIQDILIRYARMKGYNPCWIPGMDHASIATEAKVVHQLKEKGLSKILIGRDKFLSHVSEWSEKHKNIILNQLKKLGCSCDWNRVQFTMNKKLSKSVTKVFIDLYEKGYIYRGYRVVNWDPEAKTTISDEEVFYREQKGKLFYIKYPIEGEKYFVTIATTRPETMFGDTAICFHPDDNRYFHLKGKYARIPIINRLIPIIQDSYVDPYFGSGCLKITPAHDINDKAIADTYHLEIIDIFNEDATLNEKGLHYKGMDRFEVRKNIIKELSTLGALSKVDNFNQKIGFSERTKTVVEQKLSLQWFLKMKKMSIPAVEAVKNGEIRFYPSRFKKIYFQWMDKIRDWNISRQLWWGHRIPVYYYGNSKNDFVVAENLEQALIKAKIKSHDPHLKDDKIRQEPDVLDTWFSSWILPMSVFDGFIHPHNREISYYYPTEDLVTGSDILFFWVARMIMAGFFSEKKPFKKVYFTGIVRDDKNQKISKSLNNSPNPVDLIEKYGADAVRMGIMLRASAGKDFHFEENICLQGRNFSNKIWNAFRLIKSWKIEEKNKDLPEASKKAIRWFENRFYHVLEIFEKYFHQYKFDESLMILYKLIWNDFCSWFLEIIKPVFGKGISKPVYLNTIKWFENVLKLLHPYMPFLSEEIWSLLKKRTREEALIISSWPKKKSYNHKILVSFERAVQIISQIRSIRNKMNIPYKKSLVLFYLKEGAEKESHSIILKLANLSKIIHVLKKPKKEQFFSFFLGTDKYFLSLDRKYSSKKRDLIHIEKKIQYFYNLLSMIRKNLSNNKYVKSVPKEILLKEKKKESDTLKKIAHLEEFLTKKNKNLD; this is translated from the coding sequence ATGGATATTCCAATTAAATATGACCCAAAATCTGTTGAAAATAGAATCTATCATCATTGGATGAAGGGAAATTATTTTTTTTCTTTACCAGGAAAGGAGCCTCCTTATACAATTTTGATGCCACCTCCTAATATTACTGGAGTTCTTCATATAGGACATATTTTGAATAATACTATACAGGACATATTGATTAGATATGCAAGAATGAAAGGATACAATCCTTGTTGGATTCCCGGGATGGATCATGCTTCTATTGCTACAGAAGCAAAAGTAGTTCATCAATTAAAGGAAAAAGGATTGTCTAAAATCCTTATAGGAAGAGATAAATTTTTATCACATGTTTCGGAATGGTCTGAGAAACATAAGAACATTATTTTAAATCAACTAAAAAAATTGGGGTGTTCTTGTGATTGGAACCGTGTTCAATTTACTATGAACAAGAAATTATCCAAATCTGTTACAAAAGTTTTTATAGATTTATATGAGAAGGGATATATATACAGGGGGTATCGTGTAGTGAATTGGGATCCAGAAGCTAAAACTACTATTTCTGATGAAGAAGTCTTCTATCGAGAACAAAAAGGAAAACTTTTTTATATAAAATATCCAATAGAAGGGGAAAAATATTTTGTGACTATTGCTACGACTCGTCCTGAAACCATGTTTGGGGACACAGCTATTTGTTTTCATCCAGATGACAATCGTTATTTTCATTTAAAGGGAAAATATGCTAGAATCCCAATAATCAATCGATTGATTCCTATTATTCAAGATTCATATGTAGATCCATATTTTGGATCAGGATGTTTAAAAATCACTCCAGCTCATGACATAAACGATAAAGCTATTGCTGATACATATCATTTAGAGATAATTGATATTTTTAATGAAGATGCGACTCTCAATGAAAAAGGTCTTCATTATAAAGGAATGGATCGTTTTGAAGTGAGAAAAAATATAATAAAAGAGTTATCTACCTTAGGAGCTCTGTCTAAGGTAGATAACTTTAATCAAAAAATTGGATTCTCAGAAAGAACAAAAACCGTAGTAGAACAAAAATTGTCTCTTCAATGGTTTTTAAAGATGAAAAAAATGTCTATTCCTGCTGTAGAAGCAGTTAAAAATGGAGAAATCCGATTTTATCCAAGTAGATTTAAAAAAATTTATTTTCAATGGATGGATAAAATTCGTGATTGGAATATATCTAGACAATTGTGGTGGGGACATCGTATCCCAGTTTATTATTATGGAAATTCAAAAAATGATTTTGTAGTAGCAGAAAACTTGGAACAAGCCTTAATAAAAGCGAAAATTAAAAGTCATGATCCTCATTTAAAGGATGATAAAATTAGACAAGAACCAGATGTTCTAGATACATGGTTTTCTTCCTGGATCTTACCTATGTCTGTATTTGATGGATTTATTCATCCCCATAATCGAGAAATATCTTATTATTATCCTACTGAAGATTTAGTAACAGGTTCAGATATCTTGTTTTTTTGGGTTGCACGTATGATTATGGCTGGTTTTTTTTCAGAAAAAAAACCCTTTAAGAAGGTTTATTTTACTGGAATAGTAAGAGATGATAAAAATCAGAAAATATCTAAATCTCTAAATAATTCTCCAAATCCTGTAGATTTAATTGAAAAATATGGAGCAGATGCTGTTCGTATGGGGATTATGCTAAGAGCTAGTGCAGGAAAAGATTTTCATTTTGAGGAAAATATCTGTTTACAAGGAAGAAATTTTTCTAATAAGATATGGAATGCTTTTCGTCTGATAAAAAGTTGGAAGATAGAAGAAAAAAATAAAGATCTTCCTGAAGCATCTAAAAAGGCTATTAGATGGTTTGAAAATCGTTTTTATCATGTTTTGGAAATTTTTGAAAAATATTTTCATCAATATAAATTTGATGAATCATTGATGATTTTATACAAATTAATTTGGAATGATTTTTGTTCTTGGTTTCTTGAAATTATTAAACCTGTTTTTGGAAAAGGGATATCTAAACCCGTCTATTTAAATACAATTAAGTGGTTTGAGAATGTGTTAAAATTATTACATCCATATATGCCTTTTCTTTCAGAAGAAATTTGGAGTCTTCTTAAAAAAAGAACAAGAGAAGAAGCTTTAATTATTTCTTCTTGGCCTAAAAAAAAATCCTATAATCATAAAATTTTAGTTTCTTTTGAAAGGGCTGTTCAAATTATATCTCAAATACGTTCTATAAGAAATAAAATGAATATTCCTTATAAAAAAAGTTTAGTTTTATTTTATCTGAAAGAAGGAGCAGAGAAAGAATCCCATTCCATAATATTAAAATTAGCAAACTTATCTAAAATCATTCATGTTTTAAAAAAACCTAAAAAAGAACAATTTTTTTCCTTTTTTTTAGGAACGGATAAATATTTTTTATCTTTAGATAGAAAGTATTCTTCTAAGAAAAGAGATCTTATTCACATTGAAAAAAAAATTCAATATTTTTATAATTTATTATCTATGATTCGGAAGAATTTATCCAACAATAAATATGTGAAATCTGTTCCAAAAGAAATCCTTTTAAAGGAAAAAAAGAAAGAAAGTGATACTTTGAAAAAAATAGCTCATCTTGAAGAATTTTTAACAAAAAAAAATAAAAATCTAGATTAG
- a CDS encoding YgcG family protein: MKKILKEVIKFLLILLIFTNLIQGKQLNIPDKPKKIYPVNDYAGVLSHIQIQKLNERLIQYSKKTSTEILISIVRDLYGEDPNFLASKWGNKWRIGKKYKNNGIIILLSINDKKISIQNGYGIEPYLTDFTTRRIIQKIKPFLKKNLYYEAIDISIKDIFKIMKNEYINKENKKNHFSKWNLAFSISVFFIIFFFLCKKVIDPSSLNILFLTNILFKKKYSDNEDNFDGFGEGGNFWRWWIMRKLVI, translated from the coding sequence ATGAAAAAAATTCTAAAAGAAGTTATTAAATTTTTACTCATTTTACTAATTTTCACAAATTTAATACAAGGAAAACAATTAAATATCCCTGATAAACCAAAAAAAATATATCCCGTTAACGACTATGCAGGAGTTTTATCCCACATTCAAATACAAAAATTAAATGAAAGACTCATTCAATATTCAAAAAAAACCTCCACAGAAATTTTAATTTCTATTGTTCGAGATCTTTATGGAGAAGATCCAAATTTTTTAGCTTCTAAATGGGGAAATAAATGGCGTATTGGAAAAAAATATAAAAACAATGGAATTATCATATTATTATCTATTAACGATAAAAAAATATCCATACAAAATGGATACGGAATAGAGCCATACTTGACCGATTTTACCACTCGACGCATCATCCAAAAAATAAAACCTTTTTTAAAGAAAAATCTATACTATGAAGCTATAGATATCAGTATTAAAGATATATTCAAAATCATGAAAAATGAATATATAAATAAGGAAAACAAAAAAAACCATTTTTCCAAATGGAATTTGGCTTTTTCTATTAGTGTTTTTTTTATTATATTTTTTTTCTTATGTAAAAAAGTAATAGACCCATCATCATTAAATATATTATTTTTAACGAATATTCTATTCAAAAAAAAATATTCTGATAATGAAGATAATTTTGACGGATTCGGGGAAGGTGGAAATTTTTGGAGGTGGTGGATCATGCGAAAACTGGTGATCTAA
- a CDS encoding LemA family protein, which yields MKKSFLIIISTILILIFVISLWITGTYNQLVKLNENIKKQWSQVENVYQRRADLIPNLVKTVKGSATFEKSTLNQVIEARAKATSMNINPNNLNQYQISRFQRAQEGLQSSLSRLLLIVENYPHLKSTQNFSELQNQLEGTENRINVERNSFNDQVNHFNTYRNKFPKIIIANFFPQFREKGYFKSQIGSEKAPIVNFQD from the coding sequence ATGAAAAAAAGTTTTTTAATTATTATTTCCACTATTTTAATCTTAATATTTGTAATCAGTTTATGGATAACTGGAACATATAATCAACTAGTCAAATTGAATGAAAACATAAAAAAACAATGGAGTCAAGTGGAAAACGTTTATCAAAGACGAGCAGATTTGATTCCAAACTTAGTAAAAACGGTAAAAGGATCTGCTACTTTTGAAAAAAGTACTCTGAATCAGGTCATAGAAGCAAGAGCAAAAGCAACTTCCATGAATATAAATCCCAATAATTTAAATCAATATCAAATAAGTAGGTTTCAAAGAGCGCAAGAAGGATTACAAAGTTCTCTTAGCAGATTATTATTAATTGTGGAAAATTATCCTCATCTAAAATCAACACAAAATTTTTCAGAATTACAAAATCAATTAGAAGGAACAGAAAATCGTATTAATGTGGAAAGAAACAGTTTTAATGATCAAGTAAATCATTTTAATACTTATAGAAATAAATTTCCAAAAATTATCATCGCAAATTTTTTTCCTCAATTTAGAGAAAAAGGATATTTCAAATCTCAAATAGGATCAGAAAAAGCTCCTATTGTAAATTTTCAGGATTAG
- the ndk gene encoding nucleoside-diphosphate kinase: MMGKITLAVIKPDSVEKGYIGPILFHIVNAGFYIRALKMTDLSKRSAKKFYAEHKESLFFDSLVNFMSSGPIVSILLEKENAVEDFRTLIGDKNPIHAAEGTIRKLYASSLEKNAIHGSDSNQNAFRECLFYFSHREIFW; the protein is encoded by the coding sequence ATGATGGGAAAAATCACATTGGCTGTCATCAAGCCGGATTCTGTTGAAAAAGGATATATAGGGCCTATTTTGTTTCATATAGTCAATGCAGGATTTTATATTAGGGCACTTAAAATGACGGATCTTTCTAAAAGATCTGCCAAGAAATTTTATGCAGAACATAAAGAAAGTCTTTTTTTCGATTCTTTAGTGAATTTTATGTCTTCCGGACCAATAGTTTCTATTCTTCTAGAAAAAGAAAATGCAGTAGAAGATTTTAGAACTTTAATAGGAGATAAAAATCCCATTCATGCAGCTGAAGGGACTATACGAAAGTTATATGCAAGTTCTTTAGAAAAAAATGCGATTCATGGATCAGATAGTAATCAAAATGCTTTTAGAGAATGTCTATTTTATTTCTCTCATCGCGAAATTTTCTGGTAA
- a CDS encoding thiamine pyrophosphate-dependent enzyme has protein sequence MNKNSRKSGMGGNEGKTSFDLFLKMILTDYKLARISRETSLLGRKEVLNGRAKFGIFGDGKEIPQLAMAKVFKNGDFRSGYYRDQTFMMAIGVLNVKSFFSQLYAHSDLEAEPVSSGRMMTSHFGTRLLNKDGNWKNLIKQKNSSADISSTAGQMPRLLGLAQASKIYKNLRNLKRTHKMFSHNGNEVAFGTIGNASISEGLFWETVNAASVLQIPIILSIWDDDYGISVPNKYQFSKRNISDLLSGFQRTQKENGIEILRVNGSNYMDLTKTYVQADKIARYEHIPVIIHVTDLTQPQGHSTSSSHERYKSKERLEWEMKNDGIKKFRDWILNFQFKTDTGLVKKIADGDFLNKIDVEAKEYVLQEQKKAWEAFQKPIEKIKNEAVSILKKLQYAFPRKKCIKNSIKELLTIKQLHTKKSIFRVVRRSLYLLSKEESYQKECLIKWFKKKYQEEQENYSSHLYSISEKASVKLSEVFPVYNKKNSCEVDGRIVLRENFDKLLELYPDLLIFGEDVGKIGDVNQGLEGLQKKYGESRVFDTGIRESTILGQGIGLALRGLRPIVEIQYLDYILYALQIMSDDLACLQYRTKGGQKSPVIIRTRGHRLEGIWHSGSPMGGIINYLRGIFVLVPRNMVKAAGFYNTLLAGDDPALVIECLNGYRIKEKLPENLGYFRTPIGIVEVTRIGKDITIVTYGSTWRIVHEAAEELSKINIYPEIIDIQSLLPFDLQKDIGKSLRKTNRLLIIDEDVPGGASAYILQKVLEEQSGYYYLDSPPITITAQEHRPPYGSDGDYFSKPSVENIVEKVLKIMQDS, from the coding sequence ATGAATAAAAATAGTAGAAAATCTGGAATGGGGGGAAATGAAGGGAAAACCTCTTTCGATTTGTTTCTAAAAATGATTTTGACTGATTATAAATTAGCAAGAATTAGTCGTGAAACAAGTCTTCTAGGTCGTAAAGAAGTCTTAAATGGAAGAGCTAAATTCGGAATATTTGGAGATGGAAAAGAAATCCCTCAACTAGCTATGGCTAAAGTTTTTAAAAATGGAGACTTTAGATCTGGATATTATAGAGATCAAACTTTTATGATGGCTATTGGAGTTTTAAATGTAAAAAGTTTTTTTTCTCAATTATATGCGCATTCTGATCTAGAAGCAGAACCTGTTTCTTCTGGTAGAATGATGACTTCTCATTTTGGAACACGTCTTCTGAACAAAGATGGAAATTGGAAAAACCTCATAAAACAAAAAAACTCTAGTGCAGATATTTCTTCTACAGCTGGACAAATGCCAAGACTATTAGGTCTGGCTCAAGCTTCTAAAATTTATAAGAATTTAAGAAATTTGAAGAGAACACATAAAATGTTTTCTCATAATGGAAATGAAGTCGCTTTTGGAACCATTGGAAATGCAAGCATTTCTGAAGGTTTGTTTTGGGAAACCGTGAATGCCGCTTCTGTATTACAAATCCCTATTATCCTTTCTATTTGGGATGATGATTATGGAATATCCGTTCCTAATAAGTATCAATTTTCAAAACGAAATATTAGCGATCTTTTATCCGGATTTCAGAGAACTCAAAAAGAAAATGGAATAGAAATCCTTCGTGTAAATGGATCCAATTACATGGACCTTACAAAAACGTATGTTCAAGCAGATAAAATAGCTCGTTATGAACATATTCCAGTTATAATACATGTTACGGATCTCACCCAACCACAAGGACATTCTACCTCTTCATCACATGAACGATATAAATCTAAAGAGCGTTTAGAATGGGAAATGAAAAACGATGGAATCAAAAAATTTAGGGATTGGATTTTGAATTTTCAGTTTAAAACAGACACTGGCCTTGTTAAAAAGATCGCGGATGGAGATTTTCTGAATAAAATAGATGTAGAAGCCAAAGAATATGTTCTTCAGGAACAAAAAAAAGCTTGGGAAGCGTTTCAAAAGCCTATTGAAAAAATAAAGAATGAAGCTGTTAGTATTTTGAAAAAATTGCAATATGCATTTCCACGTAAAAAATGTATAAAAAATTCTATCAAAGAATTGCTCACTATTAAACAGTTACATACAAAAAAATCCATTTTTCGTGTTGTACGAAGATCTTTGTATCTTCTTTCGAAAGAAGAGTCTTATCAGAAAGAATGTCTGATAAAATGGTTTAAAAAAAAATACCAGGAAGAACAAGAGAACTATTCTTCACATTTATATAGCATTTCTGAAAAAGCTTCCGTAAAACTTTCCGAAGTTTTTCCGGTATATAATAAGAAAAATTCTTGTGAAGTAGACGGAAGAATCGTTTTAAGAGAGAATTTTGATAAGTTATTAGAATTATACCCTGATCTTTTAATCTTTGGAGAAGATGTCGGTAAAATTGGAGACGTAAATCAAGGACTAGAAGGTCTTCAAAAAAAATATGGAGAATCACGAGTTTTTGATACGGGAATACGTGAATCAACTATTCTTGGACAGGGAATTGGTCTTGCTTTGCGTGGACTTCGTCCTATAGTTGAAATTCAATATTTAGATTATATCCTGTATGCTTTGCAAATTATGAGTGATGATCTTGCTTGTTTGCAATACAGAACAAAAGGAGGACAAAAATCTCCCGTTATTATTCGAACAAGAGGACATCGTTTAGAAGGGATCTGGCATTCTGGTTCCCCTATGGGAGGAATAATCAATTATTTAAGAGGAATTTTTGTACTTGTTCCAAGAAATATGGTAAAAGCTGCGGGCTTTTATAATACTCTTTTAGCTGGAGATGATCCAGCTTTAGTGATTGAATGTCTAAATGGTTATAGAATAAAGGAAAAACTTCCGGAAAACTTAGGTTATTTTAGAACTCCTATTGGAATAGTAGAAGTGACTAGAATAGGAAAGGATATTACGATTGTTACTTATGGTTCTACATGGAGAATTGTTCATGAGGCCGCAGAAGAATTATCTAAAATAAATATTTATCCTGAAATAATTGATATTCAATCTCTATTGCCTTTTGATCTTCAAAAAGATATTGGAAAAAGCTTAAGAAAAACAAATAGATTATTAATTATAGACGAAGATGTTCCAGGAGGTGCTTCTGCTTATATTCTTCAAAAAGTATTAGAAGAACAAAGCGGATACTATTATTTAGATAGTCCTCCTATTACAATTACGGCTCAAGAACATCGTCCTCCTTATGGATCTGATGGAGATTATTTTTCAAAACCATCTGTTGAAAACATTGTAGAAAAAGTATTAAAAATCATGCAGGATAGTTAG